From a region of the Zingiber officinale cultivar Zhangliang chromosome 10B, Zo_v1.1, whole genome shotgun sequence genome:
- the LOC122029664 gene encoding endochitinase A-like — protein MSSFYSPERVINFAPGLLGLAPKAFGFVQMHGKTPASAAMSRSNHQNPQAKVKTPPRAIFSCGIFRNCTQSVLSPTAHPASASSTFVPSASPPPPAESSPPPSASPLPPAHKPSLAADAPRPTEPERPPASSSSSSSSSSTSQSFTQWRFPLQHHHQQQLATESERRPSTLDPVVPASFNLAEAFHVSELQFASGDRLPALRLLEKSLATDSSPTPIPCPLAVMSGVVASLRDQTSARPASKVLLALLLSEHNRRTAVDTGAASAAMEAVAASGPGGATAERALAALELLCTVPDGAAEVRSHPATAPALAGAVEKMTGRGREYAIGVMAAIYGGAEAGSAPAEAGRAVVAAMQGDCSARARRKGAQLLRALHESGRLDLPTDTAIGRP, from the coding sequence ATGTCTTCTTTTTATTCACCAGAGCGGGTTATAAACTTCGCTCCCGGCCTTCTCGGTTTGGCTCCCAAAGCCTTCGGATTTGTGCAAATGCACGGCAAGACGCCGGCGAGCGCCGCCATGAGCCGGAGTAATCACCAGAACCCGCAGGCGAAGGTGAAGACTCCGCCGCGCGCCATCTTCTCCTGCGGAATCTTCCGCAACTGCACTCAGTCAGTCCTCAGCCCCACCGCCCATCCGGCTTCTGCTTCTTCTACCTTTGTCCCCTCCGCCTCCCCGCCACCTCCCGCCGAGTCGTCTCCGCCTCCATCTGCCTCTCCGCTTCCGCCTGCTCACAAGCCATCTTTGGCTGCTGACGCGCCTCGGCCCACTGAACCCGAACGCCCTCCCGCTTCCTCGTCCTCGTCTTCGTCCTCCTCGTCCACTTCCCAGAGCTTCACCCAGTGGAGGTTCCCCCTGCAGCACCACCACCAACAGCAACTAGCAACTGAGTCGGAGCGCCGCCCGTCGACACTAGACCCCGTGGTCCCCGCCTCCTTCAACCTCGCCGAAGCGTTCCACGTCTCGGAGCTCCAGTTCGCCTCCGGCGACCGCCTCCCTGCTCTGCGCTTGTTGGAAAAGTCCCTGGCAACGGACTCCTCCCCAACGCCGATTCCCTGCCCTCTAGCAGTGATGTCCGGCGTGGTAGCCTCACTGCGCGACCAGACCTCGGCGCGGCCGGCATCCAAGGTTCTCCTCGCGTTGCTTCTATCGGAGCACAACCGGCGAACCGCGGTGGACACCGGAGCGGCGTCCGCAGCAATGGAGGCCGTAGCGGCGTCGGGGCCAGGCGGTGCGACCGCGGAGCGGGCGCTGGCAGCGTTGGAGCTCCTCTGCACGGTCCCGGACGGCGCCGCGGAGGTGCGGAGCCACCCCGCGACAGCGCCGGCGCTAGCGGGAGCGGTAGAAAAGATGACAGGGAGGGGTCGGGAGTACGCCATCGGGGTGATGGCGGCGATATACGGCGGTGCGGAGGCCGGATCAGCACCGGCGGAGGCGGGAAGAGCGGTTGTGGCGGCGATGCAGGGGGATTGCAGCGCCCGGGCGCGGCGGAAGGGGGCCCAGCTGCTGCGCGCCCTTCATGAGAGCGGACGTCTTGATCTCCCGACCGACACAGCCATCGGACGGCCGTGA